TGGCAGAGGCGTGAATcgaaacgaaaaaaagaaaaattcccGCCCCGCTGAGCTGCAATGTGCATGATTATTAGGTTCAAAAGACTTAATGCACAAAGGCCGCTCAAAGCTATACGTTGTAGGAAAAATGAATGTtgcgagaaaagagaaaaaaagaacttgtgtttttgaaatgaaaagacgtgtattaattttttaaccacACTAGAAttcaatgtaataaaacaaaagtcCGTTTTTGCAAGATTGACTGTCAGAAATGCGGAAAGTATAGACATTTTTACGGTAACTTCGGTTATCACCTCATTTCTTCATAACGGAACTGATGTCGTTTGATAAGAGAGATTAACGGGGTAATTCTCAGTATATATTCAGAAACATCATTCTTACATCATTCTGTCTGCACAGAGCCATTCAATCATGACTGTTCCTTACATAAATCGCACATGATGCACGTTCCGTGCACTTATTGCTAGACACACATACATAGCTGCATGTATTAAATTAGtagtttaaaatgaaaattataaaagtggTATTCAAAGCTAATGTAGATTATcaagtatatatttgaattaaattattacaaattcattacaaacattattattattatcctaataatttattattatcttaaattagtgagataataataaaatcatacaaaaatatgataatagaattattttcttatctgTGTTAATGTATCTTTGAACaatgtgataaatttattcgCTCTTTATTGTaagtattatagaaaaatataaaatttgaagcaTTATCATTTCTCGTCATTCACTCAAAATAAGATcagatttaaaatactttaataattatatctttagataaattcaaaatgcatgtaaaaattactttatttcaatatcatattttttccttGCATCAAACATATTTTCATCTATTTCCAGTGCGGTTGTACGTGTTTCAGATGGGTTGGGCATAGACTATGGAACTTTCCTCTTGGGACTTGCAATTCCCAAATGTAATTCTTGGTACTTTTAGGGTAGGAAAAAGATACCGTAAACGAATACGAAATAGCTTATTTCTGAATAAaagtattcttttaaaaaaagtaaaaatttgcgaGCAAAACATAACTaagtattatgttatatatttttgaatgacAAATACAATGTCATTCACAATACGTTTCGTTACATCCATTTATCTAGCTTTTTCCAGGTTATCAATAACAtgatattataagataattttaatataacgatGGACATTTTTTGGTTGACATTTAGAAAGTATTTACCCAAATAATTTAGGAGCTATTACTAAATTGTAGTATCTATTACTAAATCCTTTCTTCAGTGTAGAAACATTAACAAGATcgacttttaattttgtttaaaatctgaaaaattgtCTCATAAATTATGTTACGCGACGCCAGCATCTTATATTTCAAAGCTtgttaagattttattataaaaatatattaaagaaatattatatatatataggcattgttaaaaatattattatatacatatatatagacattggaatttttatttctattatgtactttttattacaattgtaaaatatataaaatatgtatatacaccatacattttttcataaacttatttttacaatacttacatctttttcaattacttatacataatttaattacttgtttattttaaaaatttgtttattattttttaatttaatgtcgaTTATTCAccaaatttgttaaaatccAATAATTTAGTCTTAATTCagttttttgatatctaaatgaaaaaaataaatatttaattaattagtatttctatttaaattatacatatattttattatatgtgtgcatatatatatatatatatatatacatatacatataatatatgtataattatatatatatatataatatataatcataatatatacaatcatgcataatttattaatgcaaaaattaaaaaatgaatataaacaagtaaatttagataaatcaacatgcaaagaaattttatgcaTGTGcctatatttacaattattattagcatTTCTGCCACGGATTTCTTATTACAGactagtaataatttaaatacttacatttttctctatttttgaataataaccATATTTTCCCATGTATTCTTCATTTCAATGATGACCATGATGATCATCTTTCGGTGTTGGTTCATACATATTAAAGAATCCTATACAccaaatgcaaaaaaataataatagcaatagCCACGTTATAGAATTAAATCTGTTCCATCCGAAAATAATATGACGGACTGAATTAAATTGATGTATACGCTCATTTGATTCCGAGCAACAAATTGCTGCACTACTTTGATTGTCTGCCATTATGTCAAATTTCCGCGTTATTCGACGACTgacgaaatatttaacaatgacAGATTCATGAAAACACCAATAATAAATggatattatcaataaaagagaaaaaaattaaattagattagattagatATTGTTTATTGATCATTTTGACTTGCAGTCATAATGTGATCCATCTCGTAGATATGCGCTTATctattaaaaggaaaaaataatttaaattaatgttaagatatatataatattattattatttcgcgTGAGTTTGTTGCTATGTTAGATattaacgtaaaaaatttaattcgatgtattactttttacagagaaaaatgtttctttggatttgataaattttgaagtcaaagaaatttaatttttgaaatagtcCAACCAAGCTAATATTTAAACTCACAAAAACAATTGtttgattttcaaaaaaacatacatatttattttaaataaaatattttttatttaaaataaattgaaagaattttactttttttcgatttaatcaattattcttTCAAACAATTCAAACAAACAAgtcattaattaaagtaaacaacgctcttatttaaattagatatatttaaaattatttcaaataatatttttttttctgtacaaaCAATATGCAACGAagcaatcaaatttttattcaataaaatgttttgtataaaataatgttattttaatgaaacaaatataactcaaataaacacaaatactaaatgtaaagaaacgtttttttctttgtgtatATCTCTTAGCCGAATGAAAAACTACTGTATTTATACTTACTTGtgagttatacatatttctttcgaGATTggttaacaataaatataaatacagtaGTTTTTCATTCGGCTAAgagatatacaaaaaaaaaaaaacgtttctttacatttagtatttgtgtttatttgagttatatttatttcattaaaatcacattattttatacaaaacattttattgaataaaaatttgaatatattataatatgttataaataaatattatgtatataagtatataatatgttatcaGCTAActtcttataaaaatgaatatattaactgatgtaatttattgttcaaaaaattattaaattttttagagatatatattacaagCAACAATCCGTATTGTCATTATTAGTTTTTTCCCACGCGAATAACCAATATCCGACAGCTGATCCAACTCCAACAGCGATGCAGAGCCAATAGTTGTAcgtcataaaaataaacatgataaaataacCAAGCACTATCTGGATCACGTGCAAAAGCGTTTGAAAAGCATGCACTCTGGAAAACAACAATGTActgtaataaacatataataaacgtTGCACTAAAACTGTAATACtttacagaaataataaagGTTGTACACACAGACACATACTGTCTAGATttcctttgattttttttaaggaacGCTGTGCGCGCGAAAAGAAACTCGCTGCAATACATACGCATGATTAATTACTCGTATTTTATGCATAGTTAATATTTCACTCACCGATAAGATTTTAGTCCTTCGTATAATGCAGTTAAGAGAATAATACCAATAACGGAACTAAGCATGCCtgacaaattatttatgtaccAGCCATTAAACAGAATCGTCTCCTCGACGCCTCCATGGAATGACATCTGCAAGACGTAcaatcgttttaattaaatcttaaatcaaATGACTACATAAGTGCAAAATAAAGACCCTCAACACTTACGCTATGCATCTTACTTAGAATATTACTGAGGTAAGACTCAATACACACTATTATGAATTTGAATCATGTGAAAAACACCATCTTCTTATCGAATCATATCGAtatcatatcatatatttatcatgtttGAAGTTAAAATGCTTATCAGaagcattattttaatatatataatccattttttaatctataaattcagtttaatttaatgttgagTTTAGTTTaagcatatattaataactctctttgagataattttttattaattattattaaatataaataataaaaatatatacataataataataataattataattatatatggtcaaatattacgttaaaataatactcaatttataaaaaaatgatccaAAAAAGGATCTATTACTTTATAgcatttctaataataacataatgtGCAATCTGTactatctcttttttatttctctgttttatttttcaagaattgtattgtctctttcttttacaaaaaatcgtaaaagtcctatatatttaatccaaatattttatttttatatcgcaaGTTTTCTTGtacagaaattttaaaatatatggtGTCACCAGCTGCGCATTGTAGGTATAGTTTCCGACTAATAaaacaaagatttaaaattataacaaaacataaaagatatattagtttttgtttttttactttttgttgGCCATTTTACtaacatatatgatataaagttttcataggtatataaaaaactaatgtaaaaaatgttctcTCTTAAATgacgtttattataaaagtcgtGGTTCAACGATAAATAGCAATCTAAAGTTGCCCAgagtatatactttataatatcttaccgcaatatatttttaaaaaatttccaaaacatgcaattttattatttattaataataaagttgagcttaaaaagcaataattaacaaatttttatttctatgcaaataatgcttttataaacatttttccaaCTATTTCCAAAattcaagttttaaattacaacGTCATAATGCATATTGGCACCGCTCGCGGTTACACGTATACGTCGGACGAAATCGACGAGTGGATTCGGTTTGTGTCACGACTACATGATATCGCTGGCTAGCTAAATCCCTCCTGGCTCTCTGGCCGTGAAGGGCCAAAGAGTTCTGGATGTTAAGTAAATCGATTTCtcccctttctctccctctatcTCTCTGGTATTCTCCCCCAAGTGCATACGCCACTACCACTGCCACCCCTTACCGCTCGACGATCAGCCAAGATGCCTGCCCTGCGTGAACGAGACGGGCGCAACCTGTGGCTGATCCAGACCGGCGCGCCTCTCTGCGTCCGGAAATTCAGCCACGCTCGATCCTCAAAGCGCTTCCACTTCTCAGTGCCATTCCTACCGTGTGACCGTTTGCGTCATCAGCTTCTTGCCGAGGAAAACCCCGGCCCGCCGACGTGTGCGACGTGCGGATCAtcgtcgacgacgacggcgatgCGCGTCGGATGCGGGTGCATCATCGCTGTAGCGAGGGACAGATCGGGTGTGGAGCGTCGCGATACGACGCAGTCTCTGGGAATGATTGCGAGAGATGCCGGCATTCGGGGAGTTGTCACGGTGAAACTTTAATGTTGACAATGCAACAATCGCACGCTTAATGAGTTGACTGCGTATGGCAACCGAGTGTCAAAAATGTGTCGATTCTGTCGAGGAAAAAGGCAACGGCTAGACCGCGAGTGAGAAAGAACTGCGTTAGTCGatgaaaaatgtgtaattagCGACGTTTTGTGATTAGCCGCGATGAACAACGACATCGGCGAGAGATTCCTCCTCAAAGCGGATGTTGCTCTAATCGATGTTGAATGTAATAGAATGGTaagtgtttctttttcttctttccttgTAACTTGCGTCAATTTCATTTTGgagataatattgttataaataataattattcaattgtaGTTATATGCGacttatatatgcaaatttaaaaacagaTATGTATTGcgatatattatgcaaaaccAGTAAATTGGTATAAATAAGATAgaataactaattaataactaaagaattattatggacttttaattactaatatttaacatttactcGTATAAAATAGCATTTCAGATTTATTAGCGTTGTTATTCAGACGTATCTCTTGTTAAAGAGTCAATATTCTACGAGATACGCTGCTTAAAGAGATCGCATCTTCTTAAATATATGCACGTGCTTGCTTACATGGTACATGTAGTccgtaataaaattgatagttttggtttaatttattcactagtaatttgtttcttaaattattgttaaaaattttacgataaaaaagataacaaTATAACTCTCTAATTAAAGCATTTATTGattatgtatacgtatatgcataaacattaattttaaaaagcaataaatttatgcaacttgagaaaaatacaaattaatataattgacataTTCTATTCTATAGACATTTAATaggatttatgtatataatattctatataataatattgaattaactttaatgtattgaattacatataagcaaaaaaatattaaaataagtttatttatttcttaagatattaattttttaattctcaaaaatatatgtgattattgaaaaaatttagcataaacttttttaataatttaatatttccatGATAATTTtagttcttttataatatattgttttatataattctatttattactttaatttaaaagtttgcaaatacatttataaaaacaaattcaaaaaactaataacacttgttaaatatatcctaaaattatatctttctttatttctttggATAAAGTTCaagacataatattttatacaatatattattaaaacaattttattttaatacaagttTACGTAACAAGCCGTcgaataaaaactattattgttacatatacGTTCGTAATTAGCATAAGTCGGAGTATAATTGCGTTTAAGTTCCGCGTAGACCTTGACACAAT
This Anoplolepis gracilipes chromosome 12, ASM4749672v1, whole genome shotgun sequence DNA region includes the following protein-coding sequences:
- the LOC140671776 gene encoding protein SLC31A2 isoform X2, translated to MHSMSFHGGVEETILFNGWYINNLSGMLSSVIGIILLTALYEGLKSYRVHAFQTLLHVIQIVLGYFIMFIFMTYNYWLCIAVGVGSAVGYWLFAWEKTNNDNTDCCL
- the LOC140671776 gene encoding high affinity copper uptake protein 1 isoform X1, whose amino-acid sequence is MHSMSFHGGVEETILFNGWYINNLSGMLSSVIGIILLTALYEGLKSYREFLFARTAFLKKNQRKSRQVHAFQTLLHVIQIVLGYFIMFIFMTYNYWLCIAVGVGSAVGYWLFAWEKTNNDNTDCCL